A single genomic interval of Arthrobacter methylotrophus harbors:
- a CDS encoding NAD(P)-dependent oxidoreductase, with amino-acid sequence MRIAVTGGSGKLGKSVVRRLSADGHEVMNLDRAGGRERGTVTVDLRNYGQVVDVLLGLDDRHDGFDAIVHLGAIPAPGLLPDVATFENNMLSTYNVFQAARRAGIKKVVYASSETVLGLPFDVDPPYIPVDEAYPARPESTYSLVKHLEEQMAIELTRWDPQLSIVALRFSNVMDPEDYEAFPSFDADAKLRKWNLWAYIDGRDGAQAVARALETATPGFDAFIIAAADSVMGRSSASLAAEVFPGVSVTKELEEHETMLSIDKARRVLGFSPEHSWRDYHSNRTTPTED; translated from the coding sequence GTGAGAATCGCGGTAACCGGAGGAAGCGGAAAACTGGGCAAGAGCGTGGTCCGCAGGCTGAGCGCCGACGGGCACGAGGTCATGAACTTGGACCGCGCGGGCGGGAGGGAGCGCGGCACAGTCACAGTGGACCTCCGCAACTACGGCCAGGTTGTGGACGTGCTCCTTGGATTGGACGATCGTCATGACGGGTTCGACGCGATCGTCCACCTCGGCGCAATCCCGGCTCCAGGGCTGCTTCCGGACGTCGCAACCTTCGAAAACAACATGCTCTCCACCTACAACGTCTTCCAGGCCGCCAGACGGGCGGGAATCAAGAAAGTTGTCTACGCCTCCAGCGAGACAGTGCTGGGGCTGCCGTTCGACGTCGATCCTCCTTATATCCCGGTGGACGAGGCATATCCGGCGCGACCGGAAAGCACCTATTCCCTGGTGAAGCACCTGGAAGAACAGATGGCCATCGAACTTACGCGCTGGGATCCCCAACTGAGCATCGTGGCCTTGAGGTTCTCCAACGTGATGGACCCGGAGGACTACGAAGCCTTCCCGTCCTTTGATGCCGACGCGAAACTTCGCAAGTGGAACCTTTGGGCCTACATCGACGGACGAGACGGTGCACAAGCAGTGGCGCGTGCTTTGGAGACCGCCACACCGGGTTTCGACGCGTTCATCATCGCGGCGGCGGACTCGGTCATGGGCCGCTCAAGCGCCAGCCTCGCCGCCGAAGTCTTCCCTGGGGTCAGCGTGACCAAGGAATTGGAAGAACACGAAACCATGCTGTCCATCGATAAGGCCAGACGCGTCCTGGGGTTCTCCCCGGAACACAGTTGGCGGGACTACCACTCGAACCGGACCACACCCACCGAAGACTAA